In one window of Balaenoptera musculus isolate JJ_BM4_2016_0621 chromosome 10, mBalMus1.pri.v3, whole genome shotgun sequence DNA:
- the LOC118902809 gene encoding hibernation-associated plasma protein HP-25-like, whose product MILQEQQRPFPVYVNFSRYSPALGFWLWVLSITSAPADLKTKGNSEPCEPRGPPGPPSPPGPLGIAGPQGHPGKMGQRGSPGAIERCPLPPKSAFFVKLSEPLPKPFQPVVFKEALYNQQDHFNLTTGVFSCTTPGVYNFAFDNELFQRSVKIGLMRNGIQVRWKQAQAKDSHKHALGTVIVHLEKEDKVWLESKLNEAESEKGTTQIMFFGYLLYGN is encoded by the exons ATGATCCTTCAAGAGCAGCAGCGTCCTTTTCCAGTCTATGTGAACTTTTCCCGTTACTCTCCTGCTCTAGGTTTCTGGCTTTGGGTCCTGTCCATAACATCAGCCCCAGCTGATCTCAAGACCAAAGGAAATTCTGAACCCTGTGAACCTCGGGGACCCCCAGGCCCCCCAAGCCCTCCAGGCCCTTTGGGAATAGCTG GTCCTCAAGGTCATCCAGGAAAAATGGGACAAAGAGGGTCACCTGGAGCTATTGAGAGGTGCCCATTGCCACCAAAATCTGCCTTTTTCGTGAAGCTTAGTGAACCTCTCCCAAAGCCCTTCCAGCCCGTTGTTTTCAAGGAAGCCCTGTACAACCAGCAGGACCACTTTAATCTGACCACTGGAGTGTTCAGCTGCACCACCCCTGGTGTGTACAATTTTGCCTTTGACAATGAGCTGTTTCAGAGATCTGTGAAGATAGGACTCATGAGGAATGGCATCCAGGTCAGATGGAAGCAAGCCCAAGCCAAAGACAGTCACAAACATGCTTTGGGAACTGTCATTGTGCATCTGGAGAAGGAGGACAAGGTCTGGCTGGAATCCAAGCTGAATGAagcagaatctgaaaaaggaacgACTCAAATTATGTTCTTTGGGTATTTGCTTTATGGAAATTAA
- the LOC118902810 gene encoding LOW QUALITY PROTEIN: hibernation-associated plasma protein HP-20-like (The sequence of the model RefSeq protein was modified relative to this genomic sequence to represent the inferred CDS: substituted 1 base at 1 genomic stop codon), with translation MSILIADTFIEXIGCYGPPGPPGPLGPLGVAGPIGLRGERRVPGPAGQNVKCPCGERSAFTVKLSGRLPPPSTPVIFTEVLYNAQRDLKEAMGVFTCRIPGNYYFDFDVELRHCKVKVWLMTNQSQVLEKDLIAKKEYVNISFAVIMLLKKGDKVWLEAEVETEEPKQAEVTIYFSGFLNSSLKLSLI, from the exons ATGTCTATTCTGATAGCAGATACTTTCATTGAGTAAATTGGATGCTATGGACCTCCAGGGCCTCCTGGACCTCTGGGGCCTCTTGGAGTTGCAG GACCTATTGGGTTGAGAGGTGAGCGGAGAGTCCCAGGACCAGCAGGTCAAAATGTAAAATGCCCCTGCGGAGAAAGGTCAGCCTTCACGGTGAAGCTCAGTGGAAGGCTTCCTCCACCTTCCACGCCCGTCATCTTCACAGAGGTCCTGTACAATGCCCAGAGGGACTTAAAGGAGGCCATGGGAGTCTTTACCTGCAGGATTCCTGGAAATTACTATTTCGACTTTGATGTAGAGCTTCGCCATTGCAAGGTGAAGGTTTGGCTAATGACGAACCAAAGCCAAGTTTTGGAAAAGGATCTGATCGCCAAAAAAGAGTATGTTAATATCTCTTTTGCTGTAATTATGCTTCTGAAAAAGGGGGATAAGGTGTGGCTAGAAGCAGAAGTTGAAACTGAGGAACCAAAACAAGCAGAAGTCACTATCTATTTCTCAGGTTTCCTGAATTCATCCCTGAAACTAAGCCTCATATGA